ATCTGAGTCAAATCCGAAAAAGACGAGCCAATCACTATTAGCAAATCAGTCTTCTCCATAAGTTCCCCAGCCGCAGTTGAGCCGACACCGCCATGGCAACCAACATACAAAGATTCATTCTCATCAACCACGCCTTTAGCTCTAAAAGTAGCCATAATCGGCGCGCCAATCTTTGAGGCCAACGCTAAAACCTTGTTTCCTTGTCCCCTAGCTCCGAATCCAGCTAAAATCACTGGGCGCTTCGCTTGGTCAATGATGTTTGCTGCCTTCTCAATCACCCATGCCTCTTGGCCATACGCCAAATTAGGCATTCGCCCCTCAAACGGCAAAATCTCTGCTTCATAGGGCAACTTTTGCACATCGTTTGGGATTCCGATGTGGGCAACGCCTTGATCTAAAAGTGCGTGCTTGATTGCCAAAGTCGCCAGCGAAGTCGTTTGGTCTTCAGTCATTAAAGTTTTGTTGTAAACGCTTATGGGCTCAAAAAACGCGTGCTGATCAATCTCTTGCACTGCACCTTGACCAATAAGTCTTCTAGCAACCAAGCCAGTTAAAGCTAAAACAGGCGTATGATCCAGCTGAGCATCATACAAGCCAGTGGCCAGATTCGTTGCGCCAGGACCCGAAATCCCAAGACAGGCTGCCACGTGCCCAGTTAACTTTCCATATGCTGAAGCCATGAATGCTGCTGTTTCTTCATGCCTGACCTGAATGTATTGGACTTTGCCGTTAGTTTTCCGTATGGCATCTACTACGCCGAGGGTTGATGTGCCTGGAATGCCGAAAACATATTTGACTCCCCACTCAGCGATTTGGTTAATCAGAATCTCTGAAACCGTGTGTTCAACCTTTTTTTCTGACGCCTTCTCAGATAGCAAAACGAATGCTGATTTGGGGACTCCGCAAACAGGGCATACCCACTCTTTTGGCAAGTCGGCGAACTTGCGTCCTTCTTTCTCCTCGTCAAACACATAATTACAAACTGTGCACCTGTATTTCGCCATAATCAACCCTCAAAAACATTACAAACTAAATCACCTTCGCGCTTATCAGTTTATTGGAGCCACCGAAAATAATCATTAGCTATCGAACAATTCATAAACCGCTCCAACCAAGTATTTCCCAGTAGAGAGATACGTATGGAAAGTTGGGATGTCATAATCATCGGCGCGGGGTCTGCTGGTTTAGCAGCAGGAATCTACGCTGTACGAAGCGGACTAAAAACACTAATTCTTGACGAAAAATTCGCTGGAGGAACAATCTCTGACGCTCCAACCGTGGTGAACTACCCTGGCTTCGCAGAGGTTAGCGGTGGAGAACTTGCACAGAAAATGGCTGATCACGCTAAAAAACTCGGCGCAACAGTTCGAGATATAGAAGCCGTAACAGCCCTCAACCTGACAGGCGAAACTAAAACAATAACAACCACAAGAACAACCTACCAAGCCAAAGCAGTAATAATCGCCACTGGCTCACACTACAAAGAAATCGGCGTTAAAGGCGAAAAAGAATACCGCGGAAGAGGCGTAAGCTACTGCGGCGTGTGCGATGGGCCCTTCTTTAAGGGCAAAAGAGTGCTCGTTATAGGTGGCGGAAACACGGCGGCAACCACCATTTTGTACCTTGCGGGTATTGCCTCAGAAGTTGTGGTGGTGCACAGGCGAGGTGGTTTTAGGGCTGAAGAATCTCTAGTTAGAGATATTTTAACAAAACCAAATGTTAAGATAATGTGGAATACGGAAGTCCAAGAGATTAAAGGCAACAAGCAAGTAAACGCGGTAGCATTAATTGACAAGATGACTCAAGCAAAAAGTGAGATAAGTGTTGATGCGGTTTTTGTGCAAATCGGTGAAGCACCCAACAGCCAACTTGCTCAAGCCAGCGGTGTTGAAACAGATGAGCATGGATACATTAAAATTGACATTCGGCAACGCACAAACATAGCTGGCGTCTTTGCTGCGGGTGATGTGACTAATCATCCAGTGAAGCAAGTGGGCACAGCGGTGGGTCAAGGCATCACTGCCGCCCTAGAAGCGTACAGTTACATTAGACAACCATATTACAGAAAATAGAGAGAAAGGATTATATGATTCTAAAGCCCTTTTCAAGATTTCAATAAGCTTAGCTAGCATGCTCAAGCTGTCAAGGTAACAGCGGAAACGCGAAAAAGAGGTTTACGAATGAGTGAAAAATGTCTCGCTGTAGTAGAAATCAACCAAGACTTGTGCAGTCGATGTTATGTCTGTAAATCAATCTGCCCTTATGAAGCCATAAAAGCTGACTCAGCTGGAAAAGTGGAAATTAATAATGAAGAATGCCAAGTCTGCGGTATATGCTACAGTGCTTGTCCGTCTTCAGCCATAAAAATGAAGTATTACACCTATGATAATCTTTCCGAATATGTTAAGCAAGCTCGTGGACAAACCAAGAGCGATGTTGACACGCTTGTTTTGATGTGCCGAGGAAACTCGCCTTCAACTGGCGAAGTCCAAGACATCCTCAAAGAGGAAGGTTTGAAGGTTGACAACTATATTGCTCTGCGTGTGCCATGTGCAGGCAGGGTTCCAACTGACTTTGTTTTTGAATCGTTGAATTCAGGCATTAAAAATATTGTTTCTGTGCAGTGTGAAGACCCATTCTGCCGCTACAAAGAAGGCACAAAAATTAACACTCGAAGACTTGTCTTAGCAAGAACCGTGCTCAAGCAGTTAGGCTTTGACGAGGATGCAGTTAGACTCATAAAGTTCTCTCGAAAAGCACTCTACGACGTGCAGGAATGCGTGGGCTGCGGAAAATGCGTCTTTATATGTCCGTATGACGCTTTGGAATTCGAATCGTTTGCCACTCCAAAGGTGAATGAGGATAAATGCGTCGGTTGCGGTGCATGCCAGCTAGTTTGCCCTCACCATGCTATACAAGTGAAAGGATTCGAGTTTGAAAATGTTCTCAAACGTTACGGTGGAGTAGCCGAAAAACTGAAAGCAAAAGGAAATGGTCCAGCAGTTTTGACTTTTGTTTGTCAGTGGTCAGAGTTCTCAGCCTTAGATAACCCAAACAAAGCCTTCGAAGGCAAAAACGTGTTGGCTCTGGAAGTTCCATGCTTCAAATCCCTCGACCCAGTGCATGTGGTGAACGCTCTTAACTGCGGTTTTGACGGTGTGATGGCTGTTGTTTGCTCATCAAAGGACTGCAAGCTTCAAGAAGGCCGTGACACTGCAGAACGCAACTTAGGCGTGATATTTGATGTGCTCAGGAAGGAGGGTTTGCTTGAACGGTTCGCGATTTATGAAGAGTCACCCAGATGCGAAGGAGATTTCGAGCAGAAACTGGATGCTTTCTACAAGAAGATTTCAGCGTTACCTAAATGTGAAATGACAGCGGAGGCGAAAGCATGACCTACAAAATAGTTACTAAAAAAGAACTTGTTCCAAAGATTAAACTCTTCGAGGTTGAAGCTCCAGATGTGGCGGCAAAAGCACAAGCTGGTCAATTTTTAATCGTAATTCACGGCAAGACAGGCGAACGAATGCCCTTAACAATCTGCGGATATGACAAAGTGAAAGGCACGGTTTCTTTTGCATTCCACGAAGTCGGCAAAAGCACAAAAACTTTGGGCTTACTAAACGAAGGCGACTCCATAGACAACGTTACTGGTCCGCTTGGCAATCCTTCAGAGGTTCAAAAATTCGGCAATGTCCTCTGCGTTGGCGGTAGCGTCATGATTGCGCCGCTACTTTTGCAGGTTAAAGCCATGAAGGAAGCAGGTAACAGTGTTACTACTATTCTTGGTGCAAGAACAAAAGAGTTCATTATGATGGAAGAGGAAGCAAAAAAGATGAGCGACAAAGTTTACATTGCGACCGATGACGGCACCAAAGGCTATAAGGGCTTGGATTTTCTCAAAGAATTGCTAAAGAAGGAAAAGTTTGACCGCTGTGTGGTAATGGGTCCAGTTGTCCTCATGAAGGATGTTAGCGAAATCACCAAACCATACAACATTCCGACAATTGTCACCACGACACCCATAATGATTGACGGTATGGGCATGTGCGGCGTTTGCCGTGTAACAGTGGACGGCAAAATGAAGTTCGGCTGTGTTGACGGCCCAGAATTTGAGGGACACAAAGTTGATTTTGACGAGTTAATTATGCGTCAGCGAATGATGCTGCCTGAGGAACGGTTAAGTTCCGTTCTTTGGGAAATGAGAGGAGGTTGCCAATGTGGCAGAAGCAAAGCCTAAACCAAAGTTGAATAAGAAAGCTGTTGAAATGGCAAAGCAGGACCCTAAAGTTAGGGCTAAAAATTTCAGTGAAGTTGCTTTAGGTTATACTGAAGCGGAAGCACAAGAAGAAGCCAGTCGCTGTTTACAGTGTCCAAAGCCCCAATGTGTTACTGGTTGTCCAGTGGAAGTTCCTATTCCAGGCTTCATTAAGCTACTTAAGGAAAAGAAGTACGATGAAGCTATCGCACTGATTAAGTCGAAGAATGCGTTGCCAGCGGTTTGCGGGCGAGTGTGTCCTCAAGAAGTACAATGCCAAGCAAAATGTGTCGTTGGAAAAGTTGGTGAACCAATTAGCATTGGACGGCTTGAGCGTTTCCTTGCAGACTGGGAACGTGACAACGGTTATCAACTTCCGCAGAGGGCTCCGCCAACAGGTAAAAAAGTAGCGATTGTCGGTGCTGGTCCAGCTGGATTGACGGCTGCTGCTGACCTTGTTAAACTTGGTCACGAGGTTACAATGTTTGAGGCACTGCATGTTGGCGGTGGAGTGCTCATGTATGGTATTCCAGAGTTCCGTTTACCTAAAGCCATCGTCCAAAACGAAGTTAATTACATACAAAAGCTTGGCGTTGACTTACGCCTTGGCAACTTAATAGGCAGAATCCACACAATCCCTGAACTCATGAAGGAAGGCGGTTATGACGCTGTTTTCATCGGCAGTGGTGCCGGCTTGCCGCAGTTCACAGGATGCCCGGGAGAAAACTTGGGAGGAATCTATTCAGCTAACGAGTTCCTCATACGCGTTAACCTGATGAAGGCATTCCAGTTCCCAGAGTACGATACGCCAATCCGCATCGGTAAACACGTGGTCGTTATCGGCGGCGGAAACGTTGCCATGGACTGCGCAAGATGCAGTATGCGTTTAGGCTCTGAAGTATGCTTACTCTATAGGCGTTCACGTGACGAATTGCCAGCTAGGCATGAAGAAATTGAAAACGCTGAAGAGGAAGGCTTAGTCTGCAAGTTCTTGGCTGCACCGCTTGAATTCTACGGCGACGAGAAAGGCTGGGTTAAGAGCATGAAATGCATCGCCATGGAACTCACCGAGCCAGATGCGAAAGGCAGAAGAGGAGTCAAACCGATTCCAGGTAGCGAATTCACAATGGACGTTGACACAGTAATCATTGCTATTGGACAAACACCCAACCCAATCATCCAGCGTACAACAGAAGGCTTACAGAGCGACCCACGACACGGGACAAT
The nucleotide sequence above comes from Candidatus Bathyarchaeota archaeon. Encoded proteins:
- a CDS encoding sulfide/dihydroorotate dehydrogenase-like FAD/NAD-binding protein; the encoded protein is MTYKIVTKKELVPKIKLFEVEAPDVAAKAQAGQFLIVIHGKTGERMPLTICGYDKVKGTVSFAFHEVGKSTKTLGLLNEGDSIDNVTGPLGNPSEVQKFGNVLCVGGSVMIAPLLLQVKAMKEAGNSVTTILGARTKEFIMMEEEAKKMSDKVYIATDDGTKGYKGLDFLKELLKKEKFDRCVVMGPVVLMKDVSEITKPYNIPTIVTTTPIMIDGMGMCGVCRVTVDGKMKFGCVDGPEFEGHKVDFDELIMRQRMMLPEERLSSVLWEMRGGCQCGRSKA
- a CDS encoding hydrogenase iron-sulfur subunit; its protein translation is MSEKCLAVVEINQDLCSRCYVCKSICPYEAIKADSAGKVEINNEECQVCGICYSACPSSAIKMKYYTYDNLSEYVKQARGQTKSDVDTLVLMCRGNSPSTGEVQDILKEEGLKVDNYIALRVPCAGRVPTDFVFESLNSGIKNIVSVQCEDPFCRYKEGTKINTRRLVLARTVLKQLGFDEDAVRLIKFSRKALYDVQECVGCGKCVFICPYDALEFESFATPKVNEDKCVGCGACQLVCPHHAIQVKGFEFENVLKRYGGVAEKLKAKGNGPAVLTFVCQWSEFSALDNPNKAFEGKNVLALEVPCFKSLDPVHVVNALNCGFDGVMAVVCSSKDCKLQEGRDTAERNLGVIFDVLRKEGLLERFAIYEESPRCEGDFEQKLDAFYKKISALPKCEMTAEAKA
- a CDS encoding thiamine pyrophosphate-binding protein; translation: MAKYRCTVCNYVFDEEKEGRKFADLPKEWVCPVCGVPKSAFVLLSEKASEKKVEHTVSEILINQIAEWGVKYVFGIPGTSTLGVVDAIRKTNGKVQYIQVRHEETAAFMASAYGKLTGHVAACLGISGPGATNLATGLYDAQLDHTPVLALTGLVARRLIGQGAVQEIDQHAFFEPISVYNKTLMTEDQTTSLATLAIKHALLDQGVAHIGIPNDVQKLPYEAEILPFEGRMPNLAYGQEAWVIEKAANIIDQAKRPVILAGFGARGQGNKVLALASKIGAPIMATFRAKGVVDENESLYVGCHGGVGSTAAGELMEKTDLLIVIGSSFSDLTQIPQRRMVQIDINPLMIARRYPVEVGLLGNSAVLIPKLTEHVKKKENAEYLAEVSRLKQAWLNQLEKEADASAKPIRPPYIIKVLNEKIADDAVISLDVGENCWWFGRNFRMKKSQKMVMSGTLATMGFGLPGALAAALAYPKRQVVCLTGDGGLTMVLGDFLTALKYQLPIKVFVINNKRLGMIMQEQKVEGYEGWQTELFDYSFADFAKHSGGVGIKVSEPSDLERAVDDALKATKPAIVDIDTDPRRFFS
- the trxB gene encoding thioredoxin-disulfide reductase — its product is MESWDVIIIGAGSAGLAAGIYAVRSGLKTLILDEKFAGGTISDAPTVVNYPGFAEVSGGELAQKMADHAKKLGATVRDIEAVTALNLTGETKTITTTRTTYQAKAVIIATGSHYKEIGVKGEKEYRGRGVSYCGVCDGPFFKGKRVLVIGGGNTAATTILYLAGIASEVVVVHRRGGFRAEESLVRDILTKPNVKIMWNTEVQEIKGNKQVNAVALIDKMTQAKSEISVDAVFVQIGEAPNSQLAQASGVETDEHGYIKIDIRQRTNIAGVFAAGDVTNHPVKQVGTAVGQGITAALEAYSYIRQPYYRK
- the gltA gene encoding NADPH-dependent glutamate synthase, with translation MAKQDPKVRAKNFSEVALGYTEAEAQEEASRCLQCPKPQCVTGCPVEVPIPGFIKLLKEKKYDEAIALIKSKNALPAVCGRVCPQEVQCQAKCVVGKVGEPISIGRLERFLADWERDNGYQLPQRAPPTGKKVAIVGAGPAGLTAAADLVKLGHEVTMFEALHVGGGVLMYGIPEFRLPKAIVQNEVNYIQKLGVDLRLGNLIGRIHTIPELMKEGGYDAVFIGSGAGLPQFTGCPGENLGGIYSANEFLIRVNLMKAFQFPEYDTPIRIGKHVVVIGGGNVAMDCARCSMRLGSEVCLLYRRSRDELPARHEEIENAEEEGLVCKFLAAPLEFYGDEKGWVKSMKCIAMELTEPDAKGRRGVKPIPGSEFTMDVDTVIIAIGQTPNPIIQRTTEGLQSDPRHGTITVNEVGKTSLDGVYAGGDVATGAATVISAMGAGKRAAKAIHEYLTNKK